From the Campylobacter concisus genome, the window TCGAAGAGCTTTGTGAAAACTCATTGCTATTAAGATAAATAAAATTTTTAAAGCTTAGAAGCTATCCATTTAAGGATAGCTTTTATTTTATGAGTGTATTATGCCAATCTTTGGTGCGTCAAATGCAGTTACGCGCTTTGGCACGCCTTTAAATTTCTCGACATCCACAAGGCTTGTGTGAGCGGTGTTGCTCTGGCTCATCTCGCTTGATGGCACGTCTTTTGTGAGCACATTTAAATTTCCGTGCAAACAAAGGCTCTTTTCGCCCGGTTTTTCAGGGTCATACCATGCACCTTCGCTTACTATTACGACATTTTGTGGCACATCTTCGGTCACAAATGCACCACACAGAATTTCGCCTCTATCATTAAACACACGCACTACGTCGCCCATTTTTATCCCTCTAGCCTCAGCTGTTTTTGGATTTATAAGCACTGGCTCGCGCTCTGCGATCTCGTTAAAGTTGCGAAGCACGGAGTTATTTAGCTGTGAGTGAAGCCTAAATTTAGAGTGCGCGCCGCTAATTGCGATAGGATATTTTTTGTTTTTTGCACCCAGCCACTCAAATGGCTCAAGCCAAGCTGCATGCGGTGGGCAGTCATCATAGCCAAAGCCAGCAACCGTCTCAGAGTAAATTTCTATCTTGCCAGATGGCGTTTTTAACGGATTTGCCACTGGATCGTCGCGGAATTTCTTATAGTTTGTAAAGTAACGTTTTTTCTCATCGATCTTGTCAAATCTAAAATATCCCTTCTCCCAAAATTCCTCAAAACTTGGCATACTCTCATACCCAAGCTCGGCAGCCTTTTTAACGGCATCTTCATATATTGTCTTGACCCACTCTAGCTCGCTTTTGCCCTCGCTAAATGCCTCTTCCCTGCCCCACTCTTTTGCAATCAGTCTTGCGATCTCGAAGTCACTCTTACTCTCACCAAATGGCTTAACAAGTGGCTTCATCGCAAATAGATACTCGCTAGTTGAATTTGCCATTTCAATGTCTGTTCGCTCGTACTCAAGTGCAGCTGGCAAGACTATATCGCTAAATTTAGCTGTACTTGTCCAAAACGGCTCGCAAGTGATGATAGCATTGACATTTCGCATAGCTTTTATCGCTCTATTTGCGTCAGGATGCCTTGTGAAAGTCGAGCCATTTGCGTTAAACATCACTCTAATCTTTGGCAATTTGTAGCTCTTGCCATTTCTTGTTATCTCCTTGCCTGGCTTAAGAAGTGCGTCTATTAGCCTTGAGTTTGGCATGTCATAGCCCTTTGTCTTTGGTACCAGCCCGCTATCAATAAATTTTTGAGGTACCTTTGTCTCAAACGCCGCTAGTTTAGGCGCTATGAAGCTCTCATCAGCATTTTTGTGCATGCCGTCATTTGTGACAAAACCACAACCCTCTTTGCCGATGTGTCCAAGCATCGCATTTAGCGTCACAAGCGCCCAGTATGCCATCTCACCGTGATCTTGCCTTTGTATGGCATAGCCACTAATTATCACTGAGTCGTTTTTGACTAGATCCTCGCTAAATTTAGCTAGATCTTTCTCGCTCACACCACAAATTTTGCTAGCCCAAGCTAAATTTTTATTGACCCCGTCTTTTGTGCCGAGCATATACTCTTTAAATTTATCAAAGCCAACTGTGTATTTTTCTATAAATTCTTTGCTGTAAAGCCCCTTTTCAAAAAGGTAGTTACACATACCTATCATCATCGCCGTATCGGTGCAAGGCACGACTTCAAGGTATTTTGAGTCAAAGTATTTTGCGCTATCGTTGTGATAAACGTCAACGCTATAAATTTTCATCTCGCCGCTCTCGCCTTTTTTTCTGATCTCATCATAGTATTTATATGAGTTGTGAAGCGGCACGCCAATGGCGATCTTGTTTGAAACGACTGGGTTTGTGCCCCAAAATACGATCGTTTTGGCGTTTTTTAAGATAGCCTCCCACTTTGTTGGCACTAGCGCAGGATCGACAAAGCCAGTGACGTGAGGCATAATGACAGTCGCTGCGCCGTATGAGTAGCCACCTAGCTCATTTACGTAGCCACCAAGCACATTAAGTAGCCTTTTTGCGGTCTTTTGGCTGTGGCCAACTTTGCCAAGGCTACCCCACTGATAAACCTGTCCGTAGATCGCTTCAGCACCGTATTTATCAAAATTTTCTTTTAAAATTTTTGCACTTAGCTTTATGGCCTCGTCCCAGCTCACACGCACAAATTCTTCTTTACCACGAAGCTCTGGTTTTGGGTTGTTTGGATTGGCTAAAAAGCTCTTTCTAACAAATGGATATTTTACTCTGCTCTCGTTTTGGATGTAGTCAATGACTGCGTTATTTAGCTCGTTTGGATAAGCATCGCCCTCAAATGGCACGGTCTCAACCACGCGCCCTGCGATAGTTCTTACGTAAAATGGGCCAAATTTATTTGCGCTTAGTCCGCTTTGTTTGTCAAATAACGCTTGCTCTGCGCTTCCAAGCTCTTTTGCTTGAAGGCTAGCCGCGCCTAATGCGCTTAATCTTAAAAAGTCTCGTCTTTTCATTTTCTCTCCGATTTTGGTTAAATTTATTGTTTTTGATTGGTTTTAGAAATTATAAATTTAGGGTTTTGTATCATTTCATCGTTTAAAGGCCTTGTAATGTAATACGCAAACTTGCATCTAAATTGTGCTATTTTAGCCAAAAATTTTTAAAGGATGGGCAGATGATTGGATTTTATGTAAACTTAAAAATTAAAGCTGGTTTTGAAGCAAAATTTGAAGAAATTTTAAAAGAGATCGTGCCAGCTTCAAGGAAAGATAAAGGCTGCATAAGCTACGAGTGCGGCATGATTGTGGGCGGTAAAAATGAATACTGCTTTATGGAAATTTGGGAAGATCTTGCAAGCCAAAAAGAGCATATGAAAAGCGTTCATATGGTGAAAAACGCAGCTGCGCTGGAGGCTTGCAAAGAGAGCCAAGAGGTAAAAATAGTAAATTTTGTAAGCGTAAAGGAA encodes:
- a CDS encoding molybdopterin-dependent oxidoreductase → MKRRDFLRLSALGAASLQAKELGSAEQALFDKQSGLSANKFGPFYVRTIAGRVVETVPFEGDAYPNELNNAVIDYIQNESRVKYPFVRKSFLANPNNPKPELRGKEEFVRVSWDEAIKLSAKILKENFDKYGAEAIYGQVYQWGSLGKVGHSQKTAKRLLNVLGGYVNELGGYSYGAATVIMPHVTGFVDPALVPTKWEAILKNAKTIVFWGTNPVVSNKIAIGVPLHNSYKYYDEIRKKGESGEMKIYSVDVYHNDSAKYFDSKYLEVVPCTDTAMMIGMCNYLFEKGLYSKEFIEKYTVGFDKFKEYMLGTKDGVNKNLAWASKICGVSEKDLAKFSEDLVKNDSVIISGYAIQRQDHGEMAYWALVTLNAMLGHIGKEGCGFVTNDGMHKNADESFIAPKLAAFETKVPQKFIDSGLVPKTKGYDMPNSRLIDALLKPGKEITRNGKSYKLPKIRVMFNANGSTFTRHPDANRAIKAMRNVNAIITCEPFWTSTAKFSDIVLPAALEYERTDIEMANSTSEYLFAMKPLVKPFGESKSDFEIARLIAKEWGREEAFSEGKSELEWVKTIYEDAVKKAAELGYESMPSFEEFWEKGYFRFDKIDEKKRYFTNYKKFRDDPVANPLKTPSGKIEIYSETVAGFGYDDCPPHAAWLEPFEWLGAKNKKYPIAISGAHSKFRLHSQLNNSVLRNFNEIAEREPVLINPKTAEARGIKMGDVVRVFNDRGEILCGAFVTEDVPQNVVIVSEGAWYDPEKPGEKSLCLHGNLNVLTKDVPSSEMSQSNTAHTSLVDVEKFKGVPKRVTAFDAPKIGIIHS
- a CDS encoding putative quinol monooxygenase, translating into MIGFYVNLKIKAGFEAKFEEILKEIVPASRKDKGCISYECGMIVGGKNEYCFMEIWEDLASQKEHMKSVHMVKNAAALEACKESQEVKIVNFVSVKE